The window TCAAACCATATTTATCTACCTGTCGCTACGTATTCTGGAGCAGCATAACCACTGGTTCCCACAACCCTGGTTGAAACATGTGTGTTGTCTCCTACCGGGCCATTCCTCGCCAACCCAAAATCCGATAGCCTCGCTGTAAATTCCTACAAATTTCAGTAATAACATGATCATCAATCTTTATATATACTTCTTAAATCCATGATCATGATCATAAGATTCTTTGAATAATCTTGGCATACCGAATCCAGCAAGATGTTAGCAGCCTTCAAATCACGGTAGATGATATTGGGTTCTTTACTATGCAAGAACGCTAACCCTTGAGCTACATCCATGGCTATGCGCATCCTGATGGACCAGGAGATCGGTTCAACACCTTCTGCAAGAAAAAAAGATGATCGTGTTCAGTGAAAACCAAGAATTAAAGAGGCGCATCATGCATGGTTGCAAGCTTGCATGCCATGGAAGCATCGACAAAAAGCTCACTTCTAAACAAGTGGTTTTCCAAACATCCTTTTGGCATGAACTCGTAAACCAAAAGTCTATTTTCACATTCCTCGCAGTATCCAATGAGTTTAACAAGATTTTTATGACGAAGCTTGCCCAAGTAATCGACCTCCGTCTGCAAGTTACAAGAATATAATCATAACTATGTCGTCCGTTCTATTCTTATTTGATGATACTGATAGTGATGAAAACcaaaaaggaaaagagaaaagATTACTTACAAGCCACTCTCTGTGACCTTGATGGCTTTCTGACTTGAGTACTTTGACTGCGATAACTTGACCACAGCCAGGTTTCGCCGGAGCTAAGGTGGTTTCATCAATCCAACCTTTGAAAACACGACCAAAACCACCTTCCCCGACCATACTATCCGGCCGGAAATTCTTGGTGGCGGTCTTAAGATCGTTGAAAGTGAAGGCCTTGAGGTTAATGGGTACTGGACAATTCTCATCTCCAGATGCCCTTGAAACTTTCTTGAAGATTATAGTTCTTGATCGATGCTTTCTTTCATTTTGAGCCTTTGCATAATCTACAACAACCAAAAATTTATG of the Lactuca sativa cultivar Salinas chromosome 6, Lsat_Salinas_v11, whole genome shotgun sequence genome contains:
- the LOC111903324 gene encoding probable serine/threonine-protein kinase PBL3, which encodes MGICVGKPANVAHVSSSQFMNYAKAQNERKHRSRTIIFKKVSRASGDENCPVPINLKAFTFNDLKTATKNFRPDSMVGEGGFGRVFKGWIDETTLAPAKPGCGQVIAVKVLKSESHQGHREWLTEVDYLGKLRHKNLVKLIGYCEECENRLLVYEFMPKGCLENHLFRKGVEPISWSIRMRIAMDVAQGLAFLHSKEPNIIYRDLKAANILLDSEFTARLSDFGLARNGPVGDNTHVSTRVVGTSGYAAPEYVATGHLTQKNDIYSFGVVLLELLSGRRAIADERAGGVEETLVEWVKPFLLDNRGVFRIMDTRLGGRYPKKGAQAVAALALKCLRNDPKNRPTMDEVVASLEEIMNMSKNIAETSSPVISPKKLY